The Paenibacillus swuensis genome contains the following window.
CTTCCGTCACCGGGCTGTAGTCAGTAACAAAACCAAGATCGGTATCTTTCTTGCGCTGAAGACGGACGGCGTCGACGCCTCAAAATCAGATGAAAGCTGGGACGTCTCATGACCAACCGTAAGCTGTTTTGGGGATGGTATGCCATTGGACTGGGCTTAATGTTGTTCTACCATGTACCGGGGCCGCTACAGTTTGCTAACGGCCTGTTTCTGCTTTTCTACGCAGCTTACGCGCTTTGGATCGGCAAGGATTATTATAGTACGCATCCCTTTATGGGATGGAGAATCGTGGCTTTGATTGTGCTTACTTACGCCTTGGAATATTGCGGCACGGTAACCGGGTTCCCCTTCGGGCCATATGAGTACACCCCGTTGCTCGGATTCGCGCCTGTTAAAGTACCCATCGCGATTTCAAGCGCCTGGGTAGGGGTGATGGCCAGCGCATTGGCGCTTTCCCGTGCCCGCAGCGTAGCCATGAGGGCTGTGGAAGTAGGTGTTTATGCCGTCTTGTTCGATCTGGTGCTTGATCCTGTCGCGGCCGCGCGGGGCTTCTGGAATTGGCAGACCGAAGGCTGGTCATGGGTGTATTACGGGGTTCCCCTTCAGAACTTCGCAGGATGGTTTGCGGCCGCGGCACTGCTTTCTCTCCTATTTCCCATGAAGCGCAGGAACGACTTCACGACTTCCTCTAAGCGGGAGGCGCTTCGTTTATATCAAGCCATGCTGCTCATGTTTGGCTTGCTGGCTATGAAGGAAGGTATGTTGTTACCGGGAGCGTTGTCGGTCGTGTTTTGTCTGGTTGCGGAAGGGGTACAGCAATATGGTTATTCAAGCTCAAAAAAGCAAGCGGTTTAACGCCATTTTTCGAAGGTATAATGAGTGGTATTTGCTGCGAAGACACTTTCACTCTTTCCATGTCAGGGGACAGGCGGATCCCCTTCGGTCGGGTCCGGTCCTGTATGTGATGAACCACAGTTCCTGGTGGGACGGTTTGCTGGCTTACCATGCCGAGCAGACTCTATCTGAGCGGGATCATTACATTATGATGGATGAGAAACAATTACAGAAATTTCGTTTTTTTTGCAAAATCGGCGCCTTTTCCATCGATAAATCGTCGGCTGCCGGAACCGTGCAGTCGCTTAAATACGCTTTAAAACTTTTACAACAAGGCCGCTCGGTTTGGATTTTCCCGCAAGGCGACATCAAACATCAGGAATTGCGGCCGTTGGAGCTTCATTCAGGCGCGGGGTATATGCTGGAACGTTGTCCGGATACAACCGTCATTCCGGTAACGTTATATTACACATTAGGTTTGCATCAAAAAGCGGAAGCATCCATGATGTTCGGTGAGGCATTGAATCATTCATGGGCTGAGCTTGGGCGAAAAGCCGCCATGAGCTTCATTCAAGAGAAACTGGAGGAGCAACTCGACAGGCACAAAAGCTGGATTGTGCAGGATCATCTGCAGGAGCTTGCCTTATTTCGTCCTTATCTTGGTACCGGAAAATCAACGAGTGACCGTTTTGAACACTTTGGGAAGTGGGTGTCGAGATGGAATCCTTTCTCTGGGTCATAACCGCACTATTAACAGTTCAATTGATGTTCGTCATATGGAACACGGCTCAATTTCCTAAGGCGGTCCTTCCGGACTCGAATAGTCCTGTGCAAACCGTTCACTCCGGGCAGGAGAGGATGACTAAAGTTTCGATATTAATTCCGGCCAGGGATGAGGAACGGAACATCGATTCATGTTTACGTTCCGTATCTCAACAACGAGCGGAAGGATTGGATTATGAAATTATTGTTCTTAATGACCGATCCTCGGACAAAACAGGTACGATTGCCGAGGAATACGCGAGAAAGTTTTCCCGAATCCGGGTGTTGGAAGGACGGGAGCCCGCGGCTGGTTGGACGGGGAAGTCTTACGCCTGCCATCAGTTAGCGGAAGAGGCTACGGGGGACATCCTGTTCTTTATGGACGCGGATGCGAGATTAGAGCCGGGTGCTTTATCCGCGCTCACGGCATTCGCAACCCGTCAAGGCAGCGGTATCGTGTCCGGGTTTCCCCGTCAGGAAACTGAAACACTCATCGAGAAGTTGGTGGTGCCCATGATGATGTACACCATCTCTTGTCACCTGCCTGTCGCCCTTGTTCACGGGACGCATGATCCGAAATTCGCCGCCGCACATGGAGCGGCTTTACTTATTCATAGGGACACGTATAGAGATATAGGCGGTCATGCGGCTGTCCGGAGCGACTTGGTCGACGATATGGCTATAGTTCGCAAGGCCAAAGAGGGCAAACATCCGGTGTCTTTAATCGAGATGTATTCGTGGGTAAGGATGCGCATGTATCGGAACGGATCGGAAGTATGGAACGGATATAAGAAGAACCTGTTTCCGGGTGTAGGCCGCAACCCAGTGATTATGGCCGGTATTTTAAGCATATATACGATCCTGTATCTCGTCCCGCCACTGATGCTTCTTCCGGCCTTGTTCTTTGCGAACGATTGGATTATCCCGGCAATTCTCTCGAGCGTACTCGCAATGTTGACCAAAAGTTATTCCGACCGCAAGAACGGTTTATCCGGGTATTTGGGATTGGCTATTGCTTTGAGTGCGGGAATACTGATCTGTATTGCCCTCGACTCCTGGCTTAGCAGCGGTTCAGGCAAAGGTTATGAGTGGAAGGGGCGGAGGTACCTATGAAGTATTCCTCAGACTCAAGAGTGGCAATTATCGGCGGGGGCCTTGGCGGTTTGGCATGCGCCATTCGATTGGCCGCATCGGGTTGCAAGGTCACCGTCTGTGAGCAGCAGCCCGAGCTTGGCGGAAAATTGCAGCGTGTACAGGATGCGGGTTATCGGTTTGACCGCGGACCCAGCACAATTACGATGTTGGATTCATTTCGCAGTGTATTTACATCCGCAGGGAAGCAAATGGACGAATATTTGACCTTTTATCCCATTCATCCGTTAACTCGCAACGTATTTGCTGACGGAAGCGTAGTGGATCTGGTGCAAGACCGAGGAGTCATGGAGGAGCAGATTGCCGCATATAGTCCCGAAGACGCCTTGCGATATCGCGGCTTTATGAAGGAGGCCGGCGAATTATACCGGATCGGCGAACAACAATTCATGAGCAAGCTGCTCGTGGACTGGAAGGACAAACTGAGCCTGCCGCTCGCGGCAAGTCTATTTCGTATACGTCCTTTTACTTCGTTACAATCATTGCTGAGCCGATATTTCCGGCACCCGAATACGCTTGCTCTATTCGGTCGTTATGCTACCTATGTGGGTTCTTCTCCCTATCAGGCACCTTCAATTTTCACGATGCTCGCATCCCTAGAAGCGGATCGAGGCATCTACGGGGTTTATGGAGGGACCTACGAAATTGTACGCGCGTTTGCGCGGTTAGCGACGGAGCTGGGTGTCGAGATTCTAACGGATACCAAGGTTCATCGTATTATTGTGGCTGCAGGGCGGGTTACCGGTCTTGAAACAAATCGCGGGGAAATTCAATCGGACATTGTAGTTGCCAATGGGGATGTTCTTTCCATTTCTGAGCATTTGTTGTCTCCGGCGGAACGCCCTTCCATGACTGACAACCGGATTAACAAATATGAGCCCTCCCTGTCAGGTTTCGTAACGCTTCTTGGCATTCAAGATAAGGACCCGCATCTCCGTCATCATACCGTATTTTACCCTGAAGATTATGAAGCGGAATTCGAAGATATTTTCAAGCGCCGGGTTGCGCCCCGCAAGCCAACCTTATATATTTGTTGTACATCGGAAACGGAGACAGATACCGCTCCCGAGGGACACAGCTCCTTGTTCGTGTTAGCCAATGCGCCTTATCTCAGCGACCAATGGAACTGGGAGCGGGAGAAATCGGCTTACGGCGACCTTATCGTTGAGCGGCTGGAGCGTGCGTGCGGACTGCGGGACCTCGCGTCCCGCACACATTTGCGAATGCACTATACACCGCAGGATCTGCATCGAGACACTTCGGCTCACCGGGGCGCGATCTATGGAATCTCCTCTAACGGTTCCGCGCAGACTTTCACCAGGCCCTCTAACCGATCAAAGGATGTTCGAGGCTTATGGTTTGTCGGCGGAACGACCCATCCCGGCGGGGGAACACCGGTGGTTACGGCATCGGGCCGCATGGTGGCTGAACGTATTTTGCGTGATGAAATAGGGTGGAACCACTAAACAAAACATACGGAATTAGGTGCGGATATGACTTACACAACGCCTGACCCAGCAGAAGCATTAAGGTTGCTCGGGGAAGGAACCGAGAGACGGAAATCACAACACATCGAAATATGCCTCAACGAGGATGTACAAGGCCGGAACATCACCACAGGCTTGGAACGATATCGCTTCGTTCATAACCCTTTGCCGGAGTTGGCGTTCAGCGCTATTTCAACAGAAACGTCCTTCCTTGGAAGGGCGATGCGAGCTCCGCTGGTGGTCTCCTCCATGACGGGAGGAACGAAGCGGGCTGAACGGATTAACCGCGCCTTAGCGGAAGCGGCGCAGCACCGCGGCTGGGCCATGGGTGTTGGCTCTGTCCGGGCGGCGGTGGAAAATCAGCAATTGGCGGACACATTTCGTGTTCGCGAATATGCTCCCGATATCCCGATTTTCTCCAACGTCGGCGCGGTGCAGTTAAACTACGGCTTCGGCGCGGAGGAGGCCAGGCGTGCGGTTGACCTCGTTCACGCCGATGGATTGGTGCTGCATTTGAATTCCATGCAGGAAGTGTTCCAGCCGGAAGGCGATACGGATTTCAGCGGCTTGCTTCGCCGGATCGACCGCCTCTGCTCCGTGCTGGAGGTGCCTGTCGGCGTCAAGGAGGTTGGCTGGGGCATCGACGGCGCGACGGCGCTGAAGCTGCTGGGCGCCGGCGTCCGGTTTATCGACGCGGCGGGCGCCGGCGGCACCTCCTGGAGCCAGGTCGAGAAGCATCGCTCGGGCGATCCGCTCCGGCAAGCGGCGGCGGAAGCGTTCGCCGGCTGGGGCATCCCCACCGCCGAGAGCGTCCGCGCCGTGCGTGCGGCGGTGCCGCAGGGCACGTTGATCGCGAGCGGCGGGCTCGCCACAGGCGTGGATGCCGCCAAGTCCATCGCGCTGGGCGCTGATTTGGCGGGCTTTGGCCGTCAGCTGCTGGCGGATGCGGACGGTCCGGATGCGACAGAGCGGCTCGTACGTCGTTTCGAGCAGACCGAGCTGGAGCTGCGAATCGCGATGTTCGGCATCGGCGTAAGCTGCCTGAAGGATCTGCGCGGGACGGAACGACTCGTGGCTATCGCGGAAAGATAGGCGGATGTACGCGTTACAGGGCGAGGGCGGAAGCATACACTATCTTAAATCCGAATGGATAGGAGCCTAACGCGTATGACTATGAAACACGAGACGCCTGTGGTCGTCATCCTGGTGCTATTCATCCTGTTAATTATGTTGTTGCTCGTTTTCGGTATATAAACCGTAAATAAACCGTAGTTGAAGGCCATGCCGTTAAGGTATGGCTCTTTTTCATGTTCACCTGTAACATTATTCATAACATTACGCTTGATGGCAAATACTGAAGAGACAGTTATCTGAAAGGAAGTTCTGATGGTGTCAGATGAGCTGAATATTTTGATTCGGGCATTGGGATCCATCTTCTCATTGTTTATACTTACCCGGATTCTAGGCAAAAAACAGATTTCACAGCTGACCTTCTTCGAGTACATTACCGGAATCGCTTTAGGCGAATTAGCGGGCATTATG
Protein-coding sequences here:
- a CDS encoding carotenoid biosynthesis protein, with the translated sequence MTNRKLFWGWYAIGLGLMLFYHVPGPLQFANGLFLLFYAAYALWIGKDYYSTHPFMGWRIVALIVLTYALEYCGTVTGFPFGPYEYTPLLGFAPVKVPIAISSAWVGVMASALALSRARSVAMRAVEVGVYAVLFDLVLDPVAAARGFWNWQTEGWSWVYYGVPLQNFAGWFAAAALLSLLFPMKRRNDFTTSSKREALRLYQAMLLMFGLLAMKEGMLLPGALSVVFCLVAEGVQQYGYSSSKKQAV
- a CDS encoding phytoene desaturase family protein translates to MKYSSDSRVAIIGGGLGGLACAIRLAASGCKVTVCEQQPELGGKLQRVQDAGYRFDRGPSTITMLDSFRSVFTSAGKQMDEYLTFYPIHPLTRNVFADGSVVDLVQDRGVMEEQIAAYSPEDALRYRGFMKEAGELYRIGEQQFMSKLLVDWKDKLSLPLAASLFRIRPFTSLQSLLSRYFRHPNTLALFGRYATYVGSSPYQAPSIFTMLASLEADRGIYGVYGGTYEIVRAFARLATELGVEILTDTKVHRIIVAAGRVTGLETNRGEIQSDIVVANGDVLSISEHLLSPAERPSMTDNRINKYEPSLSGFVTLLGIQDKDPHLRHHTVFYPEDYEAEFEDIFKRRVAPRKPTLYICCTSETETDTAPEGHSSLFVLANAPYLSDQWNWEREKSAYGDLIVERLERACGLRDLASRTHLRMHYTPQDLHRDTSAHRGAIYGISSNGSAQTFTRPSNRSKDVRGLWFVGGTTHPGGGTPVVTASGRMVAERILRDEIGWNH
- a CDS encoding lysophospholipid acyltransferase family protein encodes the protein MVIQAQKSKRFNAIFRRYNEWYLLRRHFHSFHVRGQADPLRSGPVLYVMNHSSWWDGLLAYHAEQTLSERDHYIMMDEKQLQKFRFFCKIGAFSIDKSSAAGTVQSLKYALKLLQQGRSVWIFPQGDIKHQELRPLELHSGAGYMLERCPDTTVIPVTLYYTLGLHQKAEASMMFGEALNHSWAELGRKAAMSFIQEKLEEQLDRHKSWIVQDHLQELALFRPYLGTGKSTSDRFEHFGKWVSRWNPFSGS
- a CDS encoding glycosyltransferase, with product MESFLWVITALLTVQLMFVIWNTAQFPKAVLPDSNSPVQTVHSGQERMTKVSILIPARDEERNIDSCLRSVSQQRAEGLDYEIIVLNDRSSDKTGTIAEEYARKFSRIRVLEGREPAAGWTGKSYACHQLAEEATGDILFFMDADARLEPGALSALTAFATRQGSGIVSGFPRQETETLIEKLVVPMMMYTISCHLPVALVHGTHDPKFAAAHGAALLIHRDTYRDIGGHAAVRSDLVDDMAIVRKAKEGKHPVSLIEMYSWVRMRMYRNGSEVWNGYKKNLFPGVGRNPVIMAGILSIYTILYLVPPLMLLPALFFANDWIIPAILSSVLAMLTKSYSDRKNGLSGYLGLAIALSAGILICIALDSWLSSGSGKGYEWKGRRYL
- the fni gene encoding type 2 isopentenyl-diphosphate Delta-isomerase, whose product is MTYTTPDPAEALRLLGEGTERRKSQHIEICLNEDVQGRNITTGLERYRFVHNPLPELAFSAISTETSFLGRAMRAPLVVSSMTGGTKRAERINRALAEAAQHRGWAMGVGSVRAAVENQQLADTFRVREYAPDIPIFSNVGAVQLNYGFGAEEARRAVDLVHADGLVLHLNSMQEVFQPEGDTDFSGLLRRIDRLCSVLEVPVGVKEVGWGIDGATALKLLGAGVRFIDAAGAGGTSWSQVEKHRSGDPLRQAAAEAFAGWGIPTAESVRAVRAAVPQGTLIASGGLATGVDAAKSIALGADLAGFGRQLLADADGPDATERLVRRFEQTELELRIAMFGIGVSCLKDLRGTERLVAIAER